The Culex quinquefasciatus strain JHB chromosome 2, VPISU_Cqui_1.0_pri_paternal, whole genome shotgun sequence genome contains the following window.
ATTTCACTCCCGCCGGCAAATACTCACCTTCCCTCGTAAGCTTCTAGTTTTGCAATGGCGCCCGACGCTGCGAAAGTGCACGATGTTTGCCCTACCGGCATTTCTGTTTTGCAGTTGTTAGAGTGGGTACAACCCACTCAAGCGGTATTGTTGGGATGTGAGCCGGTATAATGTCGGTACATAATTCATTCGCAGAAAGGGAGCGTTCACTGACTATTTAACTAAAaatcgcactttttcatacgttattgtagttgaactgaaaaaatagtATGTGGAGGTgcgattttaagtttttgtgttGCTGCGAAAAACTTTGTGAAGCTACATGTCAAAAAAAAGAACACCATTCCTAAACTagttttaaacttcaaaaccaaatttaaaagaaagacgtaagccggtaacatggagtgaaactttttcAGCTAtaatgatggacccggacataatttttatcgaaatacactcaaaccccgatggtttgacaccaactgctgTCAAACGAACAGgttcactttttagttttacaccccttttacacgaagtTCACGCACAcgaccaaacgtttgttttgatagtgacagttcgtcactttttagtttgactttgaccaaccaacggggtacaaactaaaaaagtgtcaaacgaaaaagtgaccaaccaccgggggttgtgTGTCTGAGATCCAGCGTCCAAAAagtgtatcgagaaattaaaagtgcaacatggagttaaactttctgttataccgctgtgaagttttccatgacagctgcgaaagtttcactccatgttaccggcttacatctctctttttaatttctcgaaaaataatacataattgctaataacttttgatagggttgtcagatctccgATGTTTTATgctcttcttaaaaaaaacatttttttttttattttccatactTTGGGTCacatgatggacctggacaggggcgccgactagtccaaaatgttgggggggcacggttgttttccgaaatcaataggtaagagtggcgattagatgtttatgtttcttgtatatcacgaattaaaaaaaaatattacgatgtgatacggatttttttcatccggaatccattttttaagaaatatataatttattaaaacgtgattgagaatgttaattggagggaatttttcatatgtttggaaggcgaattcaTTCTCATTGTCATATTCGTAGTTATTTtctagaagtaacagtcaataataaaaataatcagatatttagaaattcaacaatacaaatattctaaaaataaaaacaaaagttaaatgcaaaaatttagaacttcagaaatttgagaatacaaatacacatttaaaaaaatatccatttttcaaatctgcaatttagaaaaaaacagatacaccaaattcaatattccaaaataaaaaaaaaaatacagagaaacctctctttatttttgaaagcttcAAAGGCGTTTTTTAGATCTGAATCttcaacctacaaattgcttttaaaagattgcaaaaatgttgcgtcgttccagagaaatttacaaattaaaaaaacgtaacgcatcgcataaaaagagaaaaaaaaaagaaaaaaaaatctagggtTACAAAAACTCATGActtgaaaatgttaagaaatcaaaagcagaaatttaaacaatcagaaatttagaaataacaataaaattcaatgtttaaaaaaaatcgaaaatttcaaaagaagagaatttatgaattaaaaaatttaagaatttaagaatttaagaatttaagaatttaagaatttaagaatttaagaatttaagaatttaagaatttaagaatttaagaatttaagaatttaagaatttaagaatttaagaatttaagaatttaagaatttaagaatttaagaatttaagaatttaagaatttaagaatttaagaatttaagaatttaagaatttaagaatttaagaatttaagaatttaagaatttaagaatttaagaatttaagaatttaagaatttaagaatttaagaatttaagaatttaaggatttaataatttaagaatataaagatttaagaatttagggatttaagaatttaagaatttaatattccatttttaagtattattttctactccctgattttttgatatattttttgaggatgcagttaaaatttctatagcctttttatttttttaaatcgatcatgAATTGCAGAAAGCAATACACTTGTGTTTTATGATTATAATGTGGAATTGTCTCAgattatgttttaatttgtcAGCTTCTCAGTAAATCGGTGTTCTAGTTtccaaaaatttactttttgaaacaattgtatttttcagctaaaattggtatagaacggttaacaaatgtatttgaaatcttttcaaatcctttctaaaattactaaaaaaaatattgaattcctcagcatttttgtaaatgtaaagcagtcatcaaatgaccattttgaaaagtgtttcagtttatattcgctaaatcctgatctacaatggcaaatcgcagaatgttgcgtttgaaaacttGGTGATTGTAGATAAGGTGCTATGGAAAAagtacattggttttgtttttgaaacaacatgcaCAGATACAAATCTTATGAGCAAATCCGTAAAATTTATGTTGACGACATCTCTCAAATCATATACCGATGCCTCTGTATGTATGCGCTGCCCCCTCAGCCAAATTTCAGGGGGgacaaaaagtaccgtgcccccccagagtcggcgcccctggacCTGGACATCatttaatcgagaaattaaaaagagagatgtgagccggtaacatggagtgaaactttcacagctgtcatggaatacttcacagcagcttgacaaaaagtttaactccatgttgcacttttaatttctcgataataacttttgatagggttgtcagatctttgatgttttaggctgaTTGGAATGGCCTTTTCAAATACCTTACCAAGCGGTCAACCACGGGtttgaatcttcaagcaatttgaATATGGCGACATTTATCAGAAGAAATGAGGCATTTCCGCTAGTTCttactgttctgtgttctgcgtgcacgtccgcaaacatcgaccactcacatactaatacaaagcgccaccaagaggcaaaaggtaattactaatatttttggcactttcattaaaaaaacatatggttttgccaaaacaaatttgataaaaataatgagttttttgcagcacagATATTTCTGTCaccaccttttggttccttggattagccattcacagggcagctaccaccacgcggcgCCACCGTCTTGAAGGAGAAAATGATActggtttttcagacgagtttcaatcccctGGGACAACGACGTTCAAGTAATGATTCGTTTCCTCCTCTTCCCCACAGACCGACACGTGCCGGAagggtatcgagaaattaaaagtgcaacatggagttttgcataaaaattttaTTGTATAAAAATTTTATTGTATATTCGTGCCGTAATgtttatcaaaacttttttttacatacatttacatttaatgttgaaaaatttaggTTTCAAAATGACCAACAAAAGTGAATTTTGCCGTGGTGAAATTCATCCACTGATGAATTTATAGCCGAGGTGAAATAGTAGTTTGCAAATCCATCTACATTTTTGGCAAATCGCACTATTAGTGTTTCTTACTTTTCACGGCTGACAACTTTTTTAGGCAATCAGTACCGCAATCAGttctaaattttaacaaaattatgaTTGTTTTCCTTGCACATATCTTTAACTGTCCCATTTTACCCCACACGTGAATTCATTTAAGAGAGAATTGTCTGTGTATATATGTGTTCATCGCAAATGCAAATGTGTTCATCGCAACTGCAAATGTGTTCATCGCTTGTGCAAATGTGTTCATCGCTTGGGCAAATGTGTTGTTCGGGTCCATTCGGGTGCCGAAGTGACTCTACCTACCGATGAACACATTTGCAGTTGCGATGAACACATTTGCACAAGCGATGAACACATTTGCTTGGTGCGTGTTTTTAAACTTAGCCGTGCAAAGCAGAATGTTGCATTTTGGCATGGACCgcacatttgaaatgtttttgagTGATTGCGGTGCTTTTTATTCCTATcactcttcttctttttctccttCTTTTCCACGAAATGAGTAATACATAATTCAACAAAAGCGAACACACCGATTGGTTcaactacacacacacacacagcgcaCACAGAcaatcgcacacacacactcttttTCTGTCTCTCTCGCACACTGCCATAGCAACAGCACACCAAGGCAGCAAAAGCGTGCGAAGAAAAATGAGGGCGCCGTCGAAGCAGCAGGCGGTGACGACGTCGtcatctgtgtgtgtgtgtgtgtgcgtgtatgTACAAGAATTTTCGCAGGACCTTGCGAGACTACTCCGCTCCGACTCGGGGGGGTTTCGGAGTGGCTCGTTCGTGTTGGTCGGCTCATACAAAATACTGAAGTGCACGGGCACAGACACACCGCAGACGCCACGCCGCTCTTGGAACATTACGCGCGACCGGAACGGACacggttctgtttttttttttgcttgcttgctCGGAATCGCGCGGGATTTAGGTGTGCACTTCCGGTTTGAAGCTTGCAGCCTGCTACGGTTCGCGTGCGTTTTAATTAGCATTTCCGGATCAACGCGCGGGGAAATTTGGATACAGTGAGTGGTGGGGTAAACGGAGGGGAAGTGAAGGGTCAAGTGTGTGGTGGGGGGTAATTATTTGTGCACACATTGGCACCAGTGGAGGGGGTCAATAAACCCACACGTACACACGCATACACGCGCGGGAGAGTGATAAATAACTGTGCGTATTTTGGgtcaataaatatttatttctacCGTAAATAAAGCCAAAAAAAGTGATTGTGGTTGAAGAGTGCGAGACTACCGCGGAGGTGCTGGTTTATTACGGCGGTAGCGAAGCAAGGCAAGGCCGTCTTGGATTTCTACACGGTTCCTCGCGCGAGGAGGAAGTTTTGGACGAACCATGGTTGGCCAATCGTCTTGACACATGGAGAAGAACCTGGTCAACAACAACAGCACTAACCACAGCTACAGGATTAAGTAACGTGAAGATGGAAAGTGGTTCCGGAAGATGAAGATTTTGGATAACGAGAGTGAAATTTAGTggattaaaattgtttgaaacaagaaaaacaagtgAGAATTTCAATTTGTAGTGTGTGAGAGAAAGATAGAGGTAGCAAGATGTCGATTCCGGTGGCACAGGTGAAACAGGAACGGCACGATGAGGCCGAGATCAATGAGCTGGCGGCCAAGATGATGGAGGCGCACAAGCAGCAGACGGCCAAGGCCGcgctccagcagcagcagcaggtggcCCGGCCTGGCGTCGGGGGTCAGCAGCTGGCGTCAGGAGTAGCGGCGGCCGCCAACGGTCCGGCCGGTCAAACAAACATCCTAAACTACCTTACCCGCAAGCCCGGCCAGACGGCGGTTCCGGCGGCGATCGGGGCGACCACGATCGCACCGGTCACGGCCAACGGCGCCAAGACCGGTGGCGATGACACGGCGGCCAACGGCGAAAAGAAGGCCTGCGACGAGGAAAGCCAGAAAGGCCACTTTGGCTGGGAAACGTTCCCAGGCAAAATTCACATTCCGTACATTTTCCGGCAGTCGGAACGGTACTGTGCCGTTCGGATGGTCGAGATGAAGCTGCTCAACAAGTATCTAAACTACCTGCATCAGGACATCTACAGCTGCACCTGCGTCCGGTCGTACTACATCACCGAGGCCGAGAGCAAACTGTTCAACGAGATCAACACGAAGCACTGCGACTTCCAGTTTGGCCGCGAAATGTTCACGCTCAAGGACCTGGTCGTGCGGCTTTCGGACGCGTACAAGTTCTACCAGTTCCTGGACGTTTGCTACAAGAAGCTCCTGATGGGCTGCAGCACGCCCAACGACAAGTGTGGCTTCATCCGCATCAACAAAGAGTCCGTAGTTCCTTACACCGTCCGGGACAACCAGAAGATGGTGCCGCTGTTCTACTTCGAGGGAGAGACTGATAATCTTAAGCTCAAAGCCGACTACCTTTCCGGCTGGGACCTGTCCTATCTCAAGTTCTGCTGCAAGGTCCAAGGCATCCGCAATGAACTGTTCGCCAGCGATTCCGTGGCCGTCATCAGCCTCACCGACATCAAGGGCTACTTCCCGCCGGGCACCGAGTTCGAAGACTACTGGCCCAGCAAGGTCGTGGACTCGCAGCTCCTGTCCGGGCCCAAGTCCAACAACACCGTCCACTGGACGCGCCAGCCGGCCCAACCCCCGCCCAAGCAGCCCACCAACATGATGAACACGATGGCCGCCAAGCAGCAGGCCGCCGTGCGGAAGCCCGCCAACAACATGTACCAGgcgctgcagcagcagcaacagcagaacCTCCAGAAAAACAACGCTCAAATGCCAAACATCTCCGCGGCGGTTCAGGTAGCGTCCCAAATTCTCGCAAACTCTTAAACTCTTTCTAACAAAACGCATTTTCTTTTTTCTCATTCCGGCCAGGCCCTCACCAACAACTGGAACCTGTCGAACCACGCGAATCTGCTGTCGGCGGCGCAACAGGAGCAATTGTTGCGGCTAACGCAGGCACAGCAGGTACGTTTCGGGTTGAGCTGAGCGGCTTATTTACGGTTCTTTCTTCAAATGTTTTGGTTAAGCCGATTCGTTGTGGTCGGTGGTCGTGGATTTAAGTCGTCTTTGTTGTCCAAGACTTGAACATTTCTAAAA
Protein-coding sequences here:
- the LOC6036866 gene encoding uncharacterized protein LOC6036866; translation: MSIPVAQVKQERHDEAEINELAAKMMEAHKQQTAKAALQQQQQVARPGVGGQQLASGVAAAANGPAGQTNILNYLTRKPGQTAVPAAIGATTIAPVTANGAKTGGDDTAANGEKKACDEESQKGHFGWETFPGKIHIPYIFRQSERYCAVRMVEMKLLNKYLNYLHQDIYSCTCVRSYYITEAESKLFNEINTKHCDFQFGREMFTLKDLVVRLSDAYKFYQFLDVCYKKLLMGCSTPNDKCGFIRINKESVVPYTVRDNQKMVPLFYFEGETDNLKLKADYLSGWDLSYLKFCCKVQGIRNELFASDSVAVISLTDIKGYFPPGTEFEDYWPSKVVDSQLLSGPKSNNTVHWTRQPAQPPPKQPTNMMNTMAAKQQAAVRKPANNMYQALQQQQQQNLQKNNAQMPNISAAVQALTNNWNLSNHANLLSAAQQEQLLRLTQAQQAAQAQAQIRSMQNMHTMQYNTYMNPTMSMSSRSSQNQAVPPPLVRSSQSQAAHMSNMAGAAAAAAALSQQQQQQQQQQQQQQQQQQQKRSAAAAAAMTNGRSNTTISSASAANYRSTAAALLQQQQQQQAAAAAAAAAAMDGGGTRHGNLIMLPEMTMGGTPYKPYEVVKKPIENKTIYCINKTPYRNTEYLMTIQDLKDVFFPYISLEVCRRVLNALDINLFIGNSLQYQALLEAGRANVDKMPLVQVVDVMQFMPQLQYMVRGQIGQETPANKRARIS